The Devosia sp. A16 genome includes a window with the following:
- a CDS encoding GMC family oxidoreductase has protein sequence MAERSFDFIICGGGSAASVAAMRLVKEFGYSVLIIERGPRSTNRIMAMPAGYMKYLAEDTFLEMHKTVPQPQLGGRAPIVPVAKALGGGSAVNAMVYMRGQKEDYDGWAAGLGNGAEWSYDDMLGHFRGLERNTRFNNQYHGISGNLRVSDPGHISDTTEDFLLAAQGLGHRYNADFNGERQNGVGIMQHTYGQWGRYKRRSDAKTAFLDPLRRDRRLTIVTGARVDRILIENGRAVGVAYSRDGDPHEARAAREVLVAAGTYNSAKLLMLSGIGPADHLDDFQIPVIADLPGVGANLQDHHEVPVIATTRGKSGYFGQDKGWPMLRNGLQYLLFNSGPVTTTGIEACLFYDPDGGDRPTIQLYCAPIVYQDRDVSKAKPTWGVTFTSCLLRPKARGTVRLRSADPAAQPLVDCNFFGDPEDLRLTLASMRHARRLLETEPFLSKIKEEILPGKDVTDLAGMTRFAQETVKTNYHPSGSLKMGRDDDPMAVVDARLRVRGIEGLRVIDCSIIPAIPSANTNAAAMAIGSKAATLLAEDHR, from the coding sequence ATGGCCGAACGGAGCTTCGATTTCATCATCTGCGGCGGCGGCTCGGCGGCCTCGGTGGCGGCGATGCGGCTGGTCAAGGAGTTCGGCTATTCGGTGCTGATCATCGAGCGCGGACCGCGTTCGACCAACCGGATCATGGCAATGCCGGCGGGGTACATGAAGTACCTGGCCGAAGACACCTTCCTCGAAATGCACAAGACGGTGCCGCAGCCGCAACTGGGCGGGCGGGCGCCGATCGTGCCGGTGGCCAAGGCGCTCGGCGGCGGCAGCGCGGTCAATGCGATGGTCTACATGCGCGGTCAGAAGGAAGATTACGACGGCTGGGCCGCCGGGCTCGGCAACGGCGCCGAGTGGTCCTATGACGACATGCTCGGGCATTTCCGCGGGCTCGAGCGCAACACCCGGTTCAACAACCAGTATCACGGCATCTCGGGCAACCTCCGCGTCTCCGACCCCGGCCATATCTCCGACACCACCGAGGATTTCCTGCTCGCGGCACAGGGGCTCGGGCATCGCTACAACGCAGATTTCAACGGCGAGCGGCAGAACGGGGTGGGCATCATGCAGCACACCTACGGGCAATGGGGCCGCTACAAGCGGCGCTCGGACGCCAAGACGGCCTTTCTCGACCCGCTGCGGCGCGACCGGCGGCTGACCATCGTCACCGGGGCGCGGGTCGACCGCATCCTCATCGAGAACGGCCGCGCCGTCGGCGTCGCCTATAGCCGCGATGGCGACCCGCACGAGGCGCGGGCGGCGCGCGAGGTGCTGGTGGCGGCCGGCACCTACAACTCGGCCAAGCTGCTGATGCTGAGCGGCATCGGGCCGGCCGACCATCTCGACGATTTCCAGATCCCGGTGATTGCCGACCTCCCTGGGGTCGGCGCGAACCTGCAGGACCACCACGAGGTGCCGGTGATCGCCACCACCAGGGGCAAGTCGGGCTATTTCGGCCAGGACAAGGGCTGGCCGATGCTGCGCAACGGCCTGCAATACCTGCTGTTCAACTCCGGCCCGGTGACCACCACCGGCATCGAGGCCTGCCTGTTCTACGATCCCGATGGTGGCGACCGGCCGACCATCCAGCTTTACTGCGCGCCGATCGTCTACCAGGACCGCGACGTATCGAAAGCCAAACCGACCTGGGGCGTCACCTTCACCTCGTGCCTGCTCCGCCCTAAGGCGCGCGGCACGGTACGGCTGCGCTCGGCCGATCCGGCGGCCCAGCCGCTGGTCGACTGCAACTTCTTCGGCGACCCGGAAGACCTGCGGCTCACCCTCGCCTCGATGCGGCACGCGCGCCGGCTGCTGGAGACCGAGCCGTTCCTGTCGAAGATCAAGGAAGAGATCCTGCCAGGCAAGGACGTGACCGATCTTGCCGGCATGACGCGTTTTGCGCAGGAGACGGTGAAGACCAATTACCACCCCTCGGGCTCGCTGAAGATGGGGCGCGACGACGATCCGATGGCGGTGGTCGATGCCCGGCTTCGGGTGCGCGGCATCGAGGGGTTGCGGGTGATCGACTGCTCCATCATTCCGGCCATTCCGTCGGCCAATACCAATGCCGCCGCCATGGCCATCGGGTCCAAGGCGGCAACGCTGCTCGCTGAGGACCATCGATGA
- a CDS encoding LytTR family DNA-binding domain-containing protein has protein sequence MERQPLHFALREIRAHLTDRRVLAAMLVIALLLGLVGPFGTLETMSLVQRLAYWAAIVVSSYGLAYAVARMLSRSFGIGRRLRSSWSRILVFGAIAGLPVTVAVSAVDLVALGRLPTDLPMLYLQCTLIGLCVMAMLEIVDTSLGQAAAQPSPAPAPPGPPPIVERLPPPQRGRLVSLSVADHYVEVVTERGRGLVLIRLGDAIGETTGVPGLQIHRSHWVALSAIRRLVRTEGKPMLELADGRRLPVSRSYIEAVREAGFS, from the coding sequence GTGGAACGCCAGCCGCTGCATTTCGCGCTTCGTGAAATACGGGCGCATCTGACCGACCGGCGCGTGCTCGCGGCGATGCTGGTGATTGCCTTGCTGCTCGGCCTGGTCGGCCCGTTCGGCACCCTCGAGACGATGAGCCTGGTGCAGCGCCTCGCCTATTGGGCGGCGATCGTCGTCAGCTCCTATGGCCTCGCCTACGCCGTGGCGCGGATGCTCTCACGCAGCTTCGGCATCGGCCGGCGGCTGCGATCCAGCTGGTCCCGGATACTGGTGTTCGGAGCCATCGCCGGCCTGCCGGTAACCGTCGCCGTATCTGCCGTCGACCTCGTGGCGCTGGGCCGGCTGCCGACCGATCTGCCCATGCTCTACCTGCAATGCACGCTGATCGGGCTTTGCGTCATGGCGATGCTGGAGATCGTCGATACGTCGCTCGGTCAGGCCGCCGCTCAACCATCACCGGCCCCGGCCCCGCCGGGGCCGCCGCCGATCGTCGAGCGGTTGCCGCCGCCGCAGCGCGGCAGGCTGGTCTCGCTCTCGGTCGCCGACCACTATGTCGAAGTGGTCACCGAACGCGGCAGGGGCCTGGTGCTGATCCGGCTCGGCGATGCCATCGGCGAAACCACCGGCGTGCCGGGCCTGCAGATCCATCGCTCGCACTGGGTGGCGCTGAGCGCCATCCGGCGCCTCGTCCGGACTGAGGGCAAGCCGATGCTCGAACTCGCCGACGGCCGCCGCCTGCCGGTCAGCCGCAGCTATATCGAGGCAGTACGCGAGGCGGGGTTCAGCTGA
- a CDS encoding aldo/keto reductase, protein MTYRANDARYGSGMQYRYTGRSGLKLPVISLGLWQNFGGTRDYPSAFEMLSYAFDKGVTHFDLANNYGPPPGAAEELFGDVMARDFRPYRDEMIISSKAGWTMWEGPYGDRGSRKYIIASADQSLKRMGLDYVDIFYSHRYDPETPLEETMGALAQLHRQGKALYVGISMYPEQQTREAVRILKDMGVPCLIHQPNYSILNRWIEEDGTMAACDELGVGIIAFSPLQQGILSGKYNSLKGDLSGTRASENYSLSANRLEPRILEAVDKLGAIAKARRQTMVQLALAWVLRRKEVTSALIGIRTLEQLKDCLGVLDNLELSDEEIAAIDVAAKGGLIDSRPGR, encoded by the coding sequence ATGACCTATCGGGCCAACGACGCTCGCTATGGCAGCGGCATGCAGTATCGCTATACCGGACGTTCCGGGTTGAAGCTGCCGGTGATCAGCCTGGGGCTGTGGCAGAATTTCGGCGGCACGCGCGACTATCCCAGCGCCTTCGAGATGCTGAGCTACGCCTTCGACAAGGGCGTCACCCATTTCGACCTCGCCAACAATTATGGCCCCCCGCCGGGCGCCGCCGAAGAGCTGTTCGGCGACGTGATGGCGCGAGATTTCCGCCCCTATCGCGACGAGATGATCATCTCGTCCAAGGCCGGCTGGACCATGTGGGAGGGCCCCTACGGCGATCGCGGCTCGCGCAAATACATCATTGCTTCCGCCGACCAGAGCCTCAAGCGCATGGGGCTCGACTATGTCGATATCTTCTATTCGCACCGCTACGATCCCGAGACCCCGCTCGAAGAGACGATGGGGGCGCTGGCCCAGCTGCACCGGCAGGGCAAGGCGCTCTATGTCGGCATCTCGATGTACCCGGAACAGCAGACCCGCGAGGCGGTGCGGATTTTGAAGGACATGGGCGTGCCCTGCCTGATCCACCAGCCGAACTACTCGATCCTCAACCGCTGGATCGAAGAAGACGGCACCATGGCTGCCTGCGACGAGCTGGGCGTCGGCATCATCGCCTTCTCGCCGCTGCAGCAGGGGATCCTGTCGGGCAAGTACAACAGCCTCAAGGGCGACCTGAGCGGCACCCGCGCCTCGGAGAACTACTCGCTCTCGGCCAACCGGCTGGAGCCGCGCATCCTCGAAGCGGTGGACAAGCTCGGCGCCATTGCCAAGGCCCGCAGGCAGACCATGGTGCAGCTGGCGCTCGCCTGGGTGCTGCGCAGGAAAGAAGTCACCTCGGCGCTGATCGGCATTCGCACCCTCGAGCAGCTCAAGGATTGCCTCGGCGTGCTCGACAATCTCGAGCTGTCCGATGAGGAAATCGCCGCCATCGACGTGGCGGCCAAAGGCGGCCTGATCGACAGCCGGCCCGGGCGCTAG
- a CDS encoding phenylacetate--CoA ligase family protein — protein sequence MSQPRDLQHEFYDMLMESQYWLPETMRAYQRSQLAQLLRHARANVPFYEKRLDPVFTASGDIDWDRWEELPIVTRHDMSAHRDEMLAREMPKGHGAAGTISSSGSTGRPIQITSNRLTVLAANANRWRAHRWHDLDWSATYTARAGSDERANYPDGLVRGPWGPPWDPSARLGRVIELHSNASMEQNIEFLQRTASRYYSTGPKTLHVMALEVERRGLDLKLHYVLAHGGHADDQDKAACLRVFGARTLEHYSSKEAGQIAYPCPTGNGMHINAESVLVEIVDADGRAVPRGESGRVIVTPFVSTAQPLIRYDQGDIARFGSPCQCGRHLQTIAAVEGRSIAIFTHPDGRRIATMLSEKARSALQATFWQIAQVGPLEFEIRYVPQSPQATADEAVAIAMFRDSFFSDAQVRFVRVRDIPLTAAGKFIEYINEWSSIEAGT from the coding sequence ATGTCCCAGCCACGCGACTTACAGCACGAGTTCTACGACATGCTGATGGAGAGCCAGTATTGGCTCCCCGAGACCATGCGGGCCTATCAGCGCAGCCAGCTGGCGCAGTTGCTGCGGCACGCCCGAGCCAATGTGCCGTTCTACGAGAAGCGACTCGATCCGGTGTTCACCGCTTCCGGCGATATCGACTGGGATCGGTGGGAAGAACTGCCGATCGTCACCCGCCACGATATGAGCGCCCACCGCGACGAGATGCTGGCACGCGAAATGCCGAAAGGGCATGGCGCTGCCGGGACCATCTCCAGTTCCGGCTCCACCGGGCGTCCGATTCAGATCACCAGCAACCGGCTTACCGTTCTTGCTGCCAATGCCAATCGCTGGCGCGCCCATCGCTGGCACGATCTCGACTGGTCGGCCACCTACACGGCCCGTGCCGGCTCCGATGAACGTGCGAACTATCCAGACGGTCTGGTGCGTGGCCCATGGGGCCCCCCTTGGGACCCCTCGGCTCGGCTGGGCCGCGTCATCGAACTGCACAGCAATGCGTCCATGGAGCAGAACATCGAGTTCCTGCAGCGCACGGCGTCGCGCTACTATTCCACTGGCCCCAAGACGCTGCATGTCATGGCACTTGAGGTCGAGCGCAGGGGGCTCGACCTCAAGCTGCACTATGTGCTGGCCCATGGCGGGCACGCGGATGACCAGGACAAGGCTGCCTGTTTGCGGGTATTCGGCGCCCGCACCCTCGAGCACTACAGTTCAAAGGAGGCCGGGCAGATTGCTTACCCCTGCCCCACCGGCAATGGCATGCATATCAATGCCGAAAGCGTGCTCGTGGAAATTGTGGATGCCGACGGTCGGGCAGTCCCACGAGGCGAGAGTGGGCGCGTCATCGTCACGCCGTTCGTCAGCACCGCACAGCCACTGATCCGCTACGATCAGGGCGATATCGCCCGCTTTGGTTCTCCCTGTCAGTGCGGACGGCATCTTCAGACCATCGCGGCGGTCGAGGGTCGCTCCATTGCCATCTTCACTCATCCGGACGGGCGACGTATTGCCACCATGTTAAGCGAAAAGGCGCGCTCGGCTTTGCAAGCGACATTCTGGCAGATCGCGCAGGTTGGACCGCTGGAGTTCGAGATTCGCTATGTGCCGCAGAGCCCCCAAGCCACGGCCGATGAGGCCGTGGCCATAGCAATGTTCCGCGACAGCTTTTTCTCAGACGCCCAAGTCCGCTTTGTTCGCGTCCGCGACATACCTCTGACCGCCGCCGGCAAGTTCATCGAGTACATCAATGAATGGTCGTCGATCGAGGCTGGCACCTGA
- a CDS encoding GyrI-like domain-containing protein, with protein sequence MIETIELPEMIAIGVLVEAPWDALPRAVPAAWTRLFETDTGASSFLEVSLSRENGIYRELVGYLAAKKTEVPDGMVRIVIPAQRYLRLHHDGPLAGIAGGFEKLYAHAAVAGLKATDYKLDFGYVPGLPPGRHELHVALEPEPLRLG encoded by the coding sequence ATGATCGAGACGATCGAACTGCCCGAGATGATCGCCATCGGCGTGCTGGTCGAGGCGCCATGGGATGCGCTGCCCAGGGCGGTGCCTGCCGCCTGGACCCGGCTGTTCGAGACCGATACCGGCGCCAGCTCGTTCCTCGAAGTGTCGCTGTCGCGCGAGAACGGGATCTACCGCGAACTGGTCGGCTATCTCGCGGCGAAAAAGACCGAGGTGCCCGATGGGATGGTCCGGATCGTCATCCCGGCGCAGCGTTACCTGCGACTGCATCATGATGGGCCATTGGCCGGGATCGCCGGTGGGTTCGAGAAGCTCTACGCCCACGCCGCCGTGGCGGGGCTGAAGGCCACCGACTACAAGCTCGATTTCGGCTACGTTCCCGGGCTGCCGCCGGGCCGGCACGAGCTGCATGTGGCGCTCGAGCCCGAGCCGCTGCGCCTCGGCTGA
- the trhO gene encoding oxygen-dependent tRNA uridine(34) hydroxylase TrhO, with product MIEPQETAANLSERLNRFKVLALYKFADFKDCAALQPELALFCCARGIRGTFILAPEGINGTVAGAPGAIDELMAWFETAPLWAGRLAGAEAKFSTATEMPFLRMKVRLKPEIVTLRAPEADPSRLSGTYVEARDWNKLISRNDVTLIDTRNDYEVKLGTFSNARDPGTQSFTEFKDYVAKLDPAQHPKVAMFCTGGIRCEKASAYMLQQGFKEVFHLRGGILKYLETVPESDSRFNGECFVFDERVSVVHGLREGEAVLCRACRNPMLPDEAVGSLCASCAEAAPAGASERERQMELARARGEAHLGDDAAAAAARNKAARLARREASRKAPSPGPLRGPTSPPRER from the coding sequence ATGATCGAGCCTCAAGAAACCGCCGCCAATCTGTCCGAACGCCTGAACCGTTTCAAGGTGCTGGCGCTCTACAAGTTTGCGGATTTCAAAGATTGCGCGGCGCTGCAGCCGGAGCTGGCGCTGTTCTGCTGCGCCCGCGGTATTCGCGGCACCTTCATCCTGGCGCCTGAAGGGATCAACGGCACGGTCGCCGGCGCGCCCGGCGCGATCGACGAGCTGATGGCGTGGTTCGAGACCGCACCGCTCTGGGCCGGCCGGCTGGCTGGCGCCGAGGCGAAGTTCTCGACGGCGACCGAGATGCCGTTCCTCAGGATGAAGGTGCGGCTGAAACCAGAGATCGTCACCTTGCGCGCGCCGGAGGCCGACCCGAGCAGGCTCAGCGGCACCTATGTCGAGGCGCGGGACTGGAACAAGCTGATCAGCCGCAACGACGTGACGCTGATCGATACCCGCAACGACTACGAAGTGAAGCTCGGCACGTTCAGCAATGCCCGCGATCCCGGGACGCAGAGCTTTACCGAGTTCAAGGATTACGTGGCGAAACTCGACCCGGCGCAGCACCCCAAGGTCGCGATGTTCTGCACCGGCGGCATCCGCTGCGAGAAGGCCTCGGCCTATATGCTGCAGCAGGGGTTCAAGGAGGTGTTCCATTTGAGGGGCGGCATCCTCAAATATCTCGAAACGGTGCCAGAGAGCGACAGCCGCTTCAACGGCGAGTGCTTCGTGTTCGATGAGCGGGTCTCGGTGGTGCATGGCCTCCGCGAAGGCGAGGCGGTGCTCTGCCGGGCCTGCCGCAACCCGATGCTGCCGGACGAAGCGGTGGGTTCGCTCTGCGCCAGTTGCGCCGAGGCGGCGCCCGCCGGGGCCAGCGAGCGCGAGCGGCAGATGGAACTGGCGCGGGCGCGCGGCGAAGCGCATCTGGGCGATGACGCTGCGGCGGCCGCGGCGCGCAACAAGGCAGCGAGACTGGCGCGGCGGGAGGCATCACGGAAGGCCCCCTCACCCGGACCGCTACGCGGTCCGACCTCTCCCCCCAGGGAGAGGTGA
- a CDS encoding O-antigen ligase family protein produces the protein MTADGKGETIGKAAPEGAELPLPVAELPLAPLSPAAASEALLRRAMLVVAIGLSCILGYLTTYALLVISLAVFAFFAVRRATVKIGFDLPAKLFLGAFTLLFVSAVVTMRQPSDLLLTLNFSAMLLYAPLALLFRRAAAPVNSRKLADFALFGSAAGLLMALYFNYVEGMQRAGLGSPITDPIRLSNTALLLGFFAMIGAAAATGRQRFIYLLGPLMALAVIFASGSRAALVAFPVLLFVAALLLVRHKLLAAAVSVAVLAAFALVAYVADLAGARSSSMFDILSRLAGGDNPADLGTTIRFILYRAGAQAFTDAPLFGHGWGQLMTAIIPYLAVYELVHAQLPHLHNDALNFAVASGLFGLVVYLLLLVLPIVSCIFSPRDSQYRTRLYGCSLLSVSYLVLGLPDTMLSFPLHNTLYVVLTAVLLNYCRDERA, from the coding sequence ATGACGGCTGACGGCAAAGGCGAGACGATCGGCAAGGCGGCGCCCGAGGGCGCTGAGCTGCCGCTGCCGGTCGCGGAGTTGCCGCTGGCGCCGCTCAGCCCGGCCGCCGCCAGCGAGGCGCTGCTGCGGCGCGCCATGCTGGTGGTGGCGATCGGGCTCAGCTGTATCCTGGGCTATCTCACCACCTACGCGCTGCTGGTGATTTCGCTGGCGGTGTTCGCCTTCTTCGCGGTGCGGCGCGCGACGGTGAAGATCGGTTTCGACCTGCCCGCCAAGCTGTTCCTCGGCGCCTTCACGCTGCTGTTCGTCAGCGCCGTGGTGACGATGCGGCAGCCATCGGACCTGCTGCTGACGCTCAACTTTTCGGCCATGCTGCTCTATGCACCACTGGCGCTGCTGTTCCGGCGCGCCGCGGCGCCGGTGAACAGCCGCAAGCTCGCCGATTTCGCGCTGTTCGGCAGCGCCGCGGGCCTGCTGATGGCGCTCTATTTCAACTATGTCGAGGGCATGCAGCGGGCCGGGCTCGGCTCGCCCATCACCGATCCGATCCGGCTCTCCAACACCGCGCTGCTATTGGGCTTTTTCGCCATGATCGGGGCAGCCGCGGCGACGGGCCGACAGCGCTTCATCTATCTGCTCGGACCGCTGATGGCGCTGGCGGTGATCTTCGCATCCGGCTCACGCGCCGCGCTGGTGGCCTTCCCGGTGCTGCTGTTCGTCGCGGCGCTGCTGCTGGTGCGGCACAAGCTGCTGGCGGCAGCGGTCAGCGTCGCGGTGCTCGCGGCCTTCGCCCTCGTTGCCTATGTCGCCGATCTCGCCGGCGCCCGCTCGTCGTCGATGTTCGATATTCTCAGCCGGCTGGCCGGCGGCGATAACCCGGCGGACCTGGGCACCACCATCCGCTTCATCCTCTACCGCGCGGGAGCGCAGGCCTTCACCGATGCGCCGCTGTTCGGGCATGGCTGGGGGCAGTTGATGACGGCAATCATCCCCTACCTGGCGGTCTACGAACTGGTGCACGCGCAGCTGCCGCATCTGCATAACGACGCGCTGAACTTCGCCGTCGCGTCCGGCCTGTTCGGCCTCGTCGTCTACCTGTTGCTGCTGGTGCTGCCGATCGTCAGCTGCATCTTCAGCCCGCGCGACAGCCAGTACCGCACCCGGCTCTATGGCTGCAGCCTGTTGTCGGTCAGCTACCTGGTGCTGGGGCTGCCCGACACCATGCTGAGCTTTCCGCTGCACAACACGCTCTATGTGGTGCTGACGGCGGTGCTGCTGAACTATTGCCGGGATGAGCGGGCTTAG
- a CDS encoding FMN-binding negative transcriptional regulator: protein MYQPPAFRETDLETQQAFIGAHPLGLLISAGDGLLANPIPFLLYRDDGPLGTLRCHMSRANPQWKALGQSPDALVVFQGTEHYITPSWYPQKAVDGKVVPTWNYAIVQVRGTARIIEDAAWLHANVSALTDQHEGSRQKPWAVADAPDAFIASQLKGIVGIEIEIAAIEAKFKASQNRPESDRVGVVHGLAAETDAEAAAMRDLVKARGGM from the coding sequence ATGTACCAGCCACCAGCCTTCCGCGAGACCGATCTCGAAACGCAGCAGGCGTTCATCGGCGCGCATCCGCTCGGATTGCTGATCTCGGCCGGCGACGGGCTGCTGGCCAACCCGATCCCGTTCCTGCTCTACCGTGACGACGGCCCGCTGGGGACGCTGCGCTGCCACATGTCACGCGCCAACCCGCAATGGAAAGCGCTGGGCCAGAGCCCCGATGCACTGGTGGTGTTCCAGGGAACCGAACACTACATCACGCCCAGTTGGTACCCGCAGAAGGCGGTCGACGGCAAAGTGGTGCCGACCTGGAACTATGCGATCGTCCAGGTGCGCGGCACGGCCCGGATCATCGAGGATGCGGCGTGGCTCCATGCCAATGTCTCGGCCCTGACCGACCAGCACGAAGGCAGCCGGCAGAAACCCTGGGCGGTGGCCGATGCGCCCGACGCCTTCATCGCCAGCCAGCTCAAGGGCATTGTCGGCATCGAGATCGAGATCGCCGCCATCGAGGCCAAGTTCAAGGCGAGCCAGAACCGGCCGGAAAGCGACCGGGTCGGCGTCGTGCACGGCCTGGCCGCGGAAACCGACGCCGAAGCGGCGGCCATGCGGGACCTCGTCAAGGCGCGGGGCGGCATGTAG
- a CDS encoding LysR family transcriptional regulator, whose protein sequence is MSPIMDLDQIRTFDRIAQDLSFTKAAARLNVTQATVSMRMRALEDLLGVPLFHRGRNIALTDQGMTFLPYARRILQAAQEAKEALRRVERGRVSIGSLRSLVSPLVTESLLRFQQKYPSVDVVIHEGRQSQIAAMLRERDIELGILCWPNLDPLVTDLVPLLVLRERVPMVTTPQIAAELGLEPRIEDVLRRVPRLISINWWQVYPDAALALFRRAAVSVELPTGPARRIAIRGEGIGFFVHSAVADDIAAGRLTEITPVDVDPVHRDIAMVVRNAAVLDREMLRDFATEIAEECRKNGTILETTLLPPTAANAA, encoded by the coding sequence GTGTCGCCTATCATGGACCTCGACCAGATCAGAACCTTCGACCGGATCGCGCAGGATCTGAGCTTCACCAAAGCGGCAGCGAGGCTCAACGTCACGCAGGCGACGGTGTCGATGCGGATGCGGGCGCTCGAGGATCTCTTGGGCGTGCCGTTGTTCCATCGCGGTCGCAACATCGCGCTCACCGACCAGGGCATGACCTTCCTGCCCTATGCGCGCCGCATCCTGCAGGCGGCGCAGGAGGCCAAGGAGGCACTGCGCCGGGTGGAGCGCGGCCGGGTCTCGATCGGCTCGCTGCGCAGCCTCGTGTCGCCGCTGGTGACCGAGTCGCTGCTGCGCTTCCAGCAGAAATACCCCTCCGTCGACGTGGTGATCCACGAGGGGCGGCAGAGCCAGATCGCCGCCATGCTGCGCGAGCGCGACATCGAGCTGGGGATCCTGTGCTGGCCCAACCTCGATCCGCTGGTCACCGATCTCGTGCCGCTATTGGTGTTGCGCGAGCGGGTGCCGATGGTGACGACGCCGCAGATCGCGGCGGAACTCGGCCTCGAGCCGAGGATCGAGGACGTGCTCAGGCGCGTGCCGCGGCTGATTTCGATCAACTGGTGGCAGGTCTACCCCGACGCCGCGCTGGCGCTGTTCCGCCGCGCCGCAGTGTCCGTGGAACTCCCCACCGGGCCGGCCCGCCGCATCGCCATCCGCGGCGAAGGCATCGGCTTCTTCGTCCACTCGGCGGTGGCAGACGATATCGCCGCCGGGCGGCTGACCGAGATCACCCCGGTCGATGTCGACCCGGTGCACCGCGACATCGCCATGGTGGTGCGCAACGCCGCCGTGCTCGACCGCGAGATGCTCAGGGATTTTGCCACCGAGATTGCCGAGGAGTGCCGGAAGAACGGCACCATCCTTGAAACCACGCTGCTGCCGCCGACCGCGGCGAACGCGGCGTAG
- a CDS encoding DUF6622 family protein — protein MSPLDIITHTPFWVWPVLALLIVIGLKRTQDRTVSAPRLVLMPLIILGLAGWNLAGLGGSLAAMAGLGLGIVAGTGAGLALESRAGATQVRRGLVHLRGDWVSFFVLLAIFATRYVTTVVSIAAPTIAAGDVFHFVTALLSGFFAFLTLSRTGVRLRIAYA, from the coding sequence ATGTCCCCTCTCGATATCATCACCCACACGCCGTTCTGGGTCTGGCCGGTTCTGGCGCTGCTCATCGTCATCGGGCTGAAGCGCACCCAGGATCGTACCGTCAGCGCCCCGCGACTGGTGCTGATGCCGCTGATCATCCTCGGCCTTGCCGGCTGGAACCTCGCCGGGCTCGGCGGGTCGCTGGCGGCGATGGCCGGGCTTGGCCTCGGCATCGTCGCAGGGACCGGCGCCGGCCTCGCGCTCGAAAGCCGCGCCGGCGCGACGCAGGTTCGACGCGGCCTCGTCCACCTCAGGGGCGACTGGGTGTCGTTCTTCGTGCTGCTGGCGATCTTTGCCACCCGCTATGTCACCACGGTCGTCTCGATCGCCGCGCCGACGATCGCCGCGGGCGACGTCTTCCACTTCGTCACCGCGCTGCTCTCGGGGTTCTTCGCTTTCCTCACCCTCAGCCGCACCGGAGTTCGCCTGCGCATCGCCTATGCGTGA